One stretch of Dokdonia sp. Hel_I_53 DNA includes these proteins:
- a CDS encoding cation diffusion facilitator family transporter yields the protein MSKGHSHHNHSHAHHHHTGNIKVAFFLNVIFTIIEIIGGIMTNSVAILSDAVHDLGDSLSLGLAWYFQNYSKKEATQKYSYGYRRFSLLGAIINSIVLVVGGVFIIIEAVPRLINPVTPDAKGMIILGILGVIFNGAAVLRLKKGTSINERVVSLHLLEDVLGWVAVLIGAVLMYFFDIPILDPILSLGIALYIVFNVYKNLKETIQIVMQGTPEGVAYDKVKIGLTEFKEIEAAHDLHIWSMDGEYTILTAHLVLNKNLSALEMATLKGNVRAYLKEHHIEHATLEFEFEGENCTMENRH from the coding sequence ATGTCAAAAGGTCATTCGCATCATAATCACTCGCATGCACACCATCACCATACAGGAAATATAAAAGTTGCATTTTTTCTCAATGTTATTTTTACAATTATTGAGATCATTGGTGGTATAATGACTAATAGTGTGGCAATTCTTTCGGACGCAGTTCATGATCTGGGTGATAGTTTGTCATTGGGTCTCGCTTGGTATTTTCAAAACTACTCTAAGAAAGAAGCCACTCAAAAATATAGTTACGGGTATAGAAGATTTTCTTTATTAGGCGCAATCATCAATTCTATTGTGCTTGTTGTTGGTGGTGTATTTATAATTATTGAGGCAGTGCCAAGATTGATTAATCCAGTAACTCCAGATGCCAAAGGAATGATTATACTCGGAATTCTAGGGGTAATTTTTAATGGTGCGGCTGTTTTACGATTAAAAAAAGGAACAAGTATTAATGAGCGAGTAGTGTCGCTACATTTACTTGAAGATGTATTGGGATGGGTAGCTGTTTTAATAGGAGCGGTTTTAATGTATTTCTTTGATATCCCGATATTGGATCCAATACTCTCGTTAGGAATAGCGTTGTACATCGTCTTTAACGTGTATAAAAATCTTAAAGAAACCATCCAGATTGTAATGCAGGGAACTCCAGAAGGTGTCGCTTATGATAAGGTCAAAATTGGTTTAACCGAATTTAAGGAAATAGAGGCAGCACACGATCTCCATATATGGTCTATGGATGGAGAGTACACCATTTTAACCGCACATCTTGTCTTGAATAAGAATCTCTCTGCATTAGAAATGGCCACTCTCAAAGGAAATGTGAGAGCTTATCTCAAGGAGCATCATATTGAACACGCTACCTTGGAGTTTGAATTTGAGGGTGAAAATTGCACTATGGAAAATAGGCACTAA
- a CDS encoding aspartate kinase: MQVLKFGGTSVGSVQNLKQVREIIDTPELKIVVLSAMAGTTNKLLQIADAVRIGERTLAADLAIQLQKEYDQVLEELFTELSILSKVRGYVDGIFSSIENSIQVTNFSTITVDEILSKGELLSTWILTSYLEQENVSVCLLPALDFMRIDMHKEPDTFYIQQNIYRSIENLPPAHIYITQGFICRDYEGKVSNLQRGGSDYTATIIGAVIKATSVQIWTDIDGFHNNDPRFVEETHSIAHLSYDEAAELAYFGAKILHPLTVEPLRQYKIPLHLKNTLDVKARGTMITHKAKGKGIKAIAAKDGITALKIKSARMLQAHGFLSNVFKIFDSYETAIDMITTSEIAVSLTIDNTQNLEKIANELTKFALLSIDRAQSIICLVGNQISADKSTHHLFNILKDVDIRMISYGGSKNNISLLVATKDKNRALSLLQEYVFPHEIVI, encoded by the coding sequence ATGCAAGTATTAAAATTTGGTGGCACCTCAGTTGGCTCTGTTCAAAATCTAAAGCAAGTTCGTGAGATTATCGATACTCCAGAACTAAAAATCGTCGTACTCTCTGCAATGGCTGGAACTACAAACAAGTTACTTCAGATTGCAGATGCTGTAAGAATAGGTGAAAGAACGCTTGCAGCTGATCTTGCTATACAATTACAAAAGGAGTATGATCAAGTTTTAGAAGAATTATTTACAGAATTGAGCATACTCTCAAAAGTAAGAGGTTATGTGGATGGGATATTTTCTAGTATTGAAAACTCTATACAGGTTACAAATTTTTCAACCATTACAGTTGACGAGATTTTGTCTAAAGGAGAGCTGCTTTCTACATGGATTCTTACAAGTTATTTAGAGCAGGAAAATGTGAGTGTATGCTTATTGCCAGCTCTGGATTTCATGCGGATAGATATGCATAAAGAGCCAGATACATTTTATATACAGCAAAATATTTATCGATCTATAGAAAATTTGCCACCCGCACATATTTATATAACACAGGGATTTATTTGTCGTGATTATGAGGGTAAAGTTTCAAATTTACAACGTGGAGGTAGTGACTATACTGCAACTATTATTGGTGCTGTTATAAAAGCAACATCTGTTCAAATATGGACTGATATAGATGGTTTTCACAACAATGATCCTCGTTTTGTAGAAGAGACTCATTCTATTGCTCATTTGTCATATGATGAGGCTGCAGAGCTAGCTTATTTTGGCGCAAAAATTCTCCACCCACTTACCGTAGAACCTTTGAGGCAATACAAAATTCCTTTACATCTTAAAAATACATTAGATGTGAAAGCAAGAGGTACGATGATCACTCATAAAGCAAAGGGTAAGGGTATTAAGGCTATTGCAGCAAAAGACGGAATTACGGCTCTTAAAATAAAATCGGCTAGAATGTTACAGGCTCATGGTTTTCTAAGTAATGTTTTTAAAATTTTTGATAGTTATGAGACAGCTATTGATATGATCACCACCTCTGAGATTGCTGTATCATTAACTATAGATAATACCCAAAATTTAGAAAAAATAGCAAATGAACTCACAAAATTTGCATTATTATCGATAGATAGAGCACAATCTATTATCTGCTTGGTGGGAAATCAAATAAGTGCAGATAAAAGTACGCACCATCTCTTTAATATACTCAAAGACGTAGATATAAGAATGATATCTTACGGTGGAAGTAAAAATAACATCTCCTTATTAGTTGCAACAAAAGATAAAAATCGTGCACTTTCTTTATTACAAGAGTATGTCTTCCCACATGAAATAGTGATTTAA
- a CDS encoding succinate dehydrogenase/fumarate reductase iron-sulfur subunit, whose protein sequence is MKLTLKIWRQKNASAKGEMVTYPIDGIDGDMSFLEMMDVLNDELINKGEEPVVFDHDCREGICGSCSMFINGEAHGPDRLVTTCQLHMRKFKDGETITIEPFRAAGFPVVKDLMVDRSSFDRIQHAGGFISINTSGNTVDANATPIEKENADDAFAAATCIGCGACVASCKNSSAMLFVGAKVSQFALLPQGEVEATNRVLNMVKQMDEEGFGNCTNTGACEVECPKGISLENIARMNREYLAASLKG, encoded by the coding sequence ATGAAACTTACCTTAAAAATATGGCGTCAAAAGAACGCTAGCGCAAAAGGAGAAATGGTAACATACCCTATTGACGGAATCGATGGAGATATGTCTTTCTTAGAAATGATGGATGTCCTTAACGATGAACTTATCAATAAAGGTGAAGAGCCAGTTGTTTTTGATCATGATTGCCGTGAGGGAATTTGTGGGTCTTGCTCTATGTTTATTAACGGCGAAGCTCACGGACCAGATCGTCTGGTAACCACATGTCAGCTTCACATGCGTAAATTTAAAGATGGAGAAACCATTACGATAGAACCTTTTAGAGCAGCAGGGTTTCCTGTTGTAAAAGATTTAATGGTAGATAGATCTTCTTTTGATCGAATACAGCATGCAGGTGGATTTATTTCTATAAATACCTCTGGTAATACTGTTGATGCAAATGCAACACCTATTGAAAAAGAAAATGCAGATGACGCCTTTGCAGCAGCAACTTGTATCGGTTGTGGTGCTTGTGTAGCAAGTTGTAAAAACTCTAGTGCTATGCTATTTGTAGGTGCAAAAGTAAGTCAGTTTGCATTACTACCACAAGGTGAGGTAGAGGCGACTAATCGTGTATTAAACATGGTTAAGCAAATGGACGAAGAAGGATTTGGGAACTGTACAAACACAGGAGCCTGTGAAGTAGAATGTCCTAAAGGAATTTCTTTAGAAAACATTGCTCGAATGAACCGTGAATATCTTGCAGCTTCCTTAAAAGGGTAA
- a CDS encoding fumarate reductase/succinate dehydrogenase flavoprotein subunit: MALDSKIPQGPLADKWTNHKNEINLVNPANKRLIDVIVVGTGLAGGSAAATLAELGYNVKAFCFQDSPRRAHSIAAQGGINAAKNYQGDGDSTYRLFYDTVKGGDYRSREANVYRLAEVSANIIDQCVAQGVPFARDYGGLLDNRSFGGVLVSRTFYAKGQTGQQLLLGAYSAMNRQIGRGKIKMYNRHEMLDVVKVNGKARGIITRNLVTGEIERHSAHAVVLGTGGYGNVFYLSTNAMGSNVTAAWKAHKRGAYFANPCYTQIHPTCIPVSGDHQSKLTLMSESLRNDGRIWVPAKKEDAIAIREGRKKPTELTEEERDYYLERRYPAFGNLVPRDVASRAAKERCDAGFGVNKTGEAVYLDFASAIERYGKEEAYVKGLNADDKALVTELGAAVVKNKYGNLFQMYEKIVDQNPYKTPMMIYPAVHYTMGGLWVDYNLQTNVEGLYAIGEANFSDHGANRLGASALMQGLADGYFVLPYTIGDYLSHDIRTGPIPTDSPEFEEAEQNVRKQVDALINNNGTKAVDYFHKKLGKIMWNKCGMSRNATDLRSAIDEISALRDEFYKEVRVPGTQNEFNEELAKALRVADFLELGELFAKDALTRNESAGGHFREESVEEGGAQAGEAKRDDENFTFVSAWEYTGVPKDAILHKEQLEFENIELKQRSYK, translated from the coding sequence ATGGCATTAGATTCTAAAATACCTCAAGGACCACTAGCTGATAAGTGGACAAACCATAAAAATGAAATTAACCTTGTAAATCCTGCAAACAAGCGCCTTATTGACGTAATTGTAGTAGGTACTGGACTTGCTGGAGGGTCTGCTGCAGCAACGCTTGCAGAGCTGGGTTACAACGTAAAAGCATTCTGTTTTCAAGATTCGCCTCGTCGTGCGCATTCAATCGCTGCTCAAGGGGGAATTAATGCAGCAAAAAATTATCAAGGGGATGGGGATTCAACCTACCGCTTATTTTACGATACTGTAAAAGGTGGAGATTACCGTTCAAGAGAAGCAAACGTATACCGTCTTGCTGAAGTGTCTGCAAATATTATTGATCAATGTGTTGCTCAAGGAGTTCCTTTTGCACGTGATTATGGTGGACTGCTAGACAACCGTTCTTTTGGTGGAGTACTTGTAAGTAGAACCTTTTATGCAAAAGGTCAAACTGGACAACAACTTCTTTTAGGAGCATACTCTGCTATGAACCGTCAGATAGGTCGTGGTAAGATTAAAATGTACAATCGTCACGAGATGCTTGATGTTGTTAAGGTTAACGGCAAAGCTCGTGGAATAATAACTCGTAACTTAGTTACAGGAGAGATAGAACGTCACTCTGCTCACGCCGTAGTATTAGGAACTGGAGGATATGGAAATGTATTCTACCTTTCTACTAATGCAATGGGTTCTAACGTGACAGCAGCTTGGAAAGCACATAAGCGTGGGGCTTATTTTGCAAATCCTTGCTATACACAAATTCACCCAACATGTATACCAGTATCTGGTGATCACCAGTCTAAGTTAACGTTGATGTCAGAATCATTACGTAATGATGGACGTATTTGGGTTCCTGCAAAGAAAGAGGATGCCATTGCAATACGTGAGGGTAGAAAGAAACCTACAGAACTTACAGAAGAAGAAAGAGATTACTATCTAGAGCGTCGTTATCCAGCCTTTGGAAACTTAGTGCCACGTGATGTTGCCTCTAGAGCTGCGAAGGAACGTTGTGACGCTGGTTTTGGAGTAAACAAAACTGGAGAAGCTGTGTACCTTGATTTTGCCTCTGCAATAGAACGATACGGTAAAGAAGAAGCTTATGTAAAAGGTCTTAATGCAGATGATAAAGCACTGGTAACTGAGCTAGGAGCTGCAGTTGTAAAAAATAAGTATGGCAACCTTTTCCAGATGTATGAAAAGATTGTAGATCAAAACCCATACAAAACACCTATGATGATTTACCCAGCAGTACATTATACGATGGGAGGTCTTTGGGTAGATTACAACTTACAAACTAATGTTGAAGGACTCTATGCGATAGGAGAGGCAAACTTCTCAGATCACGGAGCAAACAGACTAGGAGCTTCTGCATTGATGCAAGGGCTTGCAGATGGTTATTTTGTACTACCTTATACTATTGGAGATTACTTATCTCACGATATCCGTACGGGACCTATCCCTACCGATAGTCCAGAATTTGAAGAGGCAGAACAGAATGTACGCAAGCAAGTAGATGCTTTAATTAATAATAATGGTACTAAAGCCGTAGATTATTTCCATAAGAAATTAGGAAAAATCATGTGGAACAAATGTGGTATGTCTCGTAATGCGACAGACCTAAGAAGTGCAATAGATGAAATCTCAGCCTTACGTGATGAATTCTATAAGGAAGTAAGAGTTCCAGGAACACAGAATGAATTTAACGAAGAACTTGCAAAAGCACTTCGTGTCGCAGATTTTCTAGAGCTAGGTGAGCTTTTTGCTAAAGATGCATTAACTAGAAATGAATCTGCTGGTGGACACTTTAGAGAAGAGTCTGTTGAAGAGGGAGGAGCGCAAGCGGGAGAAGCAAAACGTGATGATGAAAACTTTACTTTTGTATCTGCTTGGGAATACACAGGAGTTCCTAAAGATGCTATTCTTCACAAAGAGCAGTTGGAGTTTGAGAATATTGAATTGAAACAAAGAAGTTATAAATAA
- a CDS encoding WD40/YVTN/BNR-like repeat-containing protein: MKLQSILATSLLITIASLLHAQQPPTSTQMQEKAVSQKEMSLKNSAVRELPFENIGPSIMSGRVVDLAVNPDKTTEFYVAYASGGLWYTNNNGTTFTPVMDNAPTQNIGEIAVDWKSGTIWVGTGENNSSRSSYAGIGILKSTDKGKSWENMGLTDSHHIGKILINPDNTNEVIVGSLGHLYSTNNERGIFKTMDGGLTWKKTLFINDETAIIDIDHDPKNFNVLYASAWERDRKAWNFNGSGPGSGIYKSIDAGNTWMKLNSFPSGDGVGRIGVAVFDENTVYAVHDSQFRRKENGNKAEGGQLDKDEFKSMSTSTFLELEDKKLDAFLKRNGFQEKYRASNVKAMVRQGDVKPADLATYLETANTQLFDTPVVGAEVYKSTNGGKTWKKTHEDYINDLYYSYGYYFGEINVNPSDENDIYIYGVPIIKSKDGGKTFTSISAENVHADHHALWINPKDEKHLINGNDGGVNITYDDGENWIKANDPSVGQFYAIQVDNETPYNVYGGLQDNGVWVAAHNAAEDKSWLQQGKYPWESIMGGDGMQIQVDSRNSNIVYTGFQFGNYYRINRDTGENKRLDIKHELGESPYRFNWQTPILLSSHNQDILYLGGNKLMRSMNQGDDWVAISDDLTKGGKPGNVAYGTLTSLSESPFQFGLIYTGSDDGKIFVTKNGGGNWMDISTNLPKDLWVSRVVASEHKKSRVYATLNGYRWDDFKTYVYVSNDYGMTWKDISANIPASPVNVIVEDPVKENIIYVGTDNGAYVSMNGGEEYHAFAKALPAVAIHDIKIQKRENHLLLGTHGRSIYTADITAIQNTDLNKDVQLFDLNEVKSSPRWGSSWSTWQEAYEPKLSLPYYTKEAKQYAILIKSEDGKELQKIKLTPSAGLNEAQYDLTITEKGKKILEKANSVLDIQKAKNGKYYLPAGTYDITLEGINHSDRTQLVVE, from the coding sequence ATGAAACTACAGTCCATTCTAGCAACAAGTTTACTTATTACAATCGCATCACTTCTTCATGCCCAGCAACCTCCCACATCTACACAGATGCAGGAAAAAGCTGTATCTCAAAAGGAAATGTCTTTAAAAAATAGCGCAGTAAGAGAACTTCCATTTGAAAATATTGGCCCTTCAATTATGAGTGGTCGGGTAGTAGATCTTGCTGTAAATCCAGATAAAACAACCGAGTTTTATGTGGCTTATGCTAGTGGAGGTCTCTGGTACACAAACAATAATGGAACTACGTTTACACCAGTAATGGATAATGCACCTACTCAAAATATAGGAGAGATTGCAGTAGACTGGAAAAGCGGAACTATATGGGTGGGTACTGGAGAGAATAACTCTTCTCGATCTAGTTATGCAGGAATAGGGATACTTAAATCTACAGATAAAGGAAAAAGTTGGGAAAACATGGGTCTTACAGACTCTCATCATATTGGTAAGATTTTAATTAATCCTGACAATACAAATGAGGTAATTGTTGGATCTTTAGGTCATTTATATTCTACGAATAACGAACGTGGAATTTTTAAAACAATGGATGGAGGTTTGACATGGAAAAAGACATTATTTATAAATGATGAGACCGCAATTATAGATATTGATCACGATCCAAAGAATTTTAATGTTTTGTATGCTTCTGCTTGGGAACGTGACCGCAAGGCATGGAATTTTAATGGATCTGGACCGGGATCTGGAATTTATAAGAGTATAGATGCTGGTAATACTTGGATGAAACTCAATAGCTTCCCGTCTGGTGATGGAGTGGGCCGTATAGGTGTAGCAGTGTTTGATGAGAACACGGTTTATGCAGTTCATGATAGTCAATTCCGTAGAAAAGAAAATGGTAATAAGGCAGAGGGCGGACAACTAGATAAAGATGAATTTAAATCTATGTCAACATCAACTTTTCTTGAACTAGAAGATAAAAAGCTTGATGCATTTTTAAAGCGTAATGGCTTTCAAGAAAAATACCGTGCATCAAACGTGAAAGCGATGGTACGCCAGGGAGATGTTAAGCCAGCAGACCTCGCAACTTATTTAGAAACAGCAAACACGCAATTATTTGACACACCTGTAGTGGGAGCAGAGGTGTATAAATCCACTAATGGTGGAAAAACATGGAAGAAAACACATGAGGATTATATTAATGATCTCTATTATAGTTACGGATATTATTTTGGGGAGATTAATGTCAACCCAAGTGACGAGAATGATATCTACATCTATGGCGTACCCATCATAAAATCTAAAGACGGAGGAAAAACCTTTACAAGTATAAGTGCAGAAAATGTACATGCAGATCACCACGCGCTTTGGATTAATCCTAAAGACGAGAAACACTTAATTAATGGTAATGATGGAGGGGTGAATATTACGTATGACGATGGTGAAAACTGGATTAAAGCAAATGATCCATCCGTCGGTCAGTTTTACGCTATTCAAGTGGACAACGAGACACCTTACAATGTCTATGGAGGGTTGCAAGATAATGGGGTATGGGTCGCTGCACACAATGCTGCCGAAGATAAGAGCTGGTTACAACAAGGGAAATACCCTTGGGAGAGTATTATGGGAGGTGACGGGATGCAGATTCAAGTCGATAGCCGCAACTCAAATATTGTTTATACTGGGTTTCAATTTGGTAACTATTACAGAATTAATAGAGATACCGGAGAAAATAAAAGATTAGATATAAAACACGAGCTAGGAGAAAGCCCCTATCGTTTTAATTGGCAAACACCAATACTACTAAGTAGTCATAATCAAGATATTTTGTATCTAGGTGGTAATAAATTAATGCGATCTATGAATCAAGGTGATGATTGGGTGGCGATAAGTGATGACCTTACCAAGGGTGGTAAGCCTGGTAATGTTGCTTACGGAACTCTTACTTCTTTAAGTGAGTCTCCTTTTCAATTTGGGTTGATTTATACTGGAAGTGATGATGGGAAAATATTTGTTACAAAGAATGGCGGAGGTAACTGGATGGATATAAGCACAAACCTTCCTAAAGATTTATGGGTAAGTAGGGTAGTGGCCAGTGAGCATAAGAAAAGCCGTGTTTATGCAACCTTAAATGGATATCGTTGGGATGATTTTAAAACTTATGTGTATGTGTCAAATGATTATGGAATGACGTGGAAGGATATTTCAGCAAACATTCCAGCATCTCCTGTAAATGTTATTGTGGAAGATCCTGTAAAAGAAAATATCATCTATGTAGGTACAGATAATGGAGCTTATGTAAGTATGAACGGTGGGGAAGAGTATCACGCTTTCGCGAAAGCGTTACCCGCAGTAGCTATACATGATATAAAAATTCAAAAAAGAGAAAATCATTTACTCTTAGGAACTCACGGACGTAGTATTTATACAGCAGATATTACCGCTATCCAAAACACAGATTTAAACAAAGATGTACAGCTCTTTGATTTGAATGAAGTAAAGAGTAGTCCTAGATGGGGAAGTTCATGGAGCACATGGCAAGAAGCTTATGAGCCTAAATTAAGTTTGCCGTATTATACAAAAGAAGCCAAGCAATACGCAATTTTAATTAAATCTGAAGATGGGAAAGAATTGCAAAAGATTAAATTAACGCCATCAGCTGGGTTGAATGAAGCTCAATATGATTTGACAATTACCGAAAAAGGAAAGAAAATCTTAGAAAAAGCTAATAGTGTTTTGGATATTCAGAAGGCAAAAAATGGGAAGTACTATTTACCAGCAGGAACATATGATATAACCTTGGAAGGTATTAACCATAGTGATCGTACACAGCTAGTCGTTGAGTAA
- a CDS encoding aminopeptidase P family protein: protein MKYDQIDSSLFIKNRKNFMAQMKPNSLAVFNSNDIYPISADSTMPFEQHRDIFYLSGVDQEESILILFPDCPKEKYREMLFLKETNDHIAVWEGEKLTKEAAFKTAGIKTVFWLQDLEKIFAELMTYAETVYVNTNEHYRAAVETETREDRFTKWWKSKYPAHNVAKSNPILQRLRAVKDPIEIKLMQKACDITNKGFKRVLNFTEPGVWEYEIEAEFMHEFLRNRSRGFSYTPIIGSGKNANVLHYIQNNQQCKAGELILIDAGAEYANYSSDMTRTIPVSGRFSDRQKEVYNAVLRVKDEATKMLTPGNLWEPYHVEVGKLMTSELIGLGLLDKADVQNENPDWPAYKKYFMHGTSHHIGLDTHDYGLLHEPMQANNVFTVEPGIYLPDEGFGIRLEDDVVIQENGEPFNLMRDIPITVEEIEDIMNTNS from the coding sequence ATGAAATACGATCAAATAGACAGCTCACTTTTTATTAAAAACCGCAAAAACTTTATGGCTCAAATGAAGCCTAATAGTCTAGCAGTTTTTAACAGCAATGATATATATCCCATAAGCGCAGACAGCACAATGCCGTTTGAACAACACAGGGATATTTTCTATTTAAGTGGTGTGGATCAAGAGGAGAGTATACTTATTCTATTTCCGGATTGCCCTAAAGAAAAATATCGCGAGATGCTATTTTTAAAAGAAACGAATGACCATATCGCAGTCTGGGAAGGTGAAAAATTAACTAAAGAAGCTGCCTTTAAAACAGCTGGAATTAAAACTGTTTTTTGGCTACAAGATTTAGAAAAAATCTTTGCAGAACTAATGACCTATGCAGAAACTGTTTATGTTAATACAAACGAGCATTACCGCGCTGCTGTAGAGACAGAAACCCGCGAAGACCGATTTACAAAATGGTGGAAATCTAAATATCCCGCTCATAATGTTGCAAAAAGCAATCCAATTTTACAACGCCTGAGAGCTGTAAAAGATCCTATTGAAATTAAGTTGATGCAAAAGGCTTGTGATATTACAAATAAAGGATTTAAAAGAGTGCTCAATTTTACAGAGCCTGGGGTTTGGGAATATGAGATTGAAGCAGAGTTTATGCATGAATTTTTACGTAATCGCTCAAGAGGCTTTTCGTATACACCTATTATTGGTTCAGGAAAAAATGCCAATGTATTGCATTATATACAGAACAATCAACAATGTAAAGCAGGTGAACTAATTCTTATTGATGCTGGTGCAGAATATGCAAACTATAGCTCAGACATGACACGTACTATCCCAGTTTCGGGAAGATTTTCAGATCGTCAAAAGGAAGTTTACAATGCAGTGTTAAGAGTAAAGGATGAAGCTACAAAAATGCTTACACCAGGAAATCTCTGGGAGCCTTATCACGTGGAAGTTGGAAAATTAATGACTTCAGAACTTATAGGACTAGGGTTGCTTGACAAGGCAGATGTACAAAATGAAAACCCAGACTGGCCTGCATATAAAAAGTATTTTATGCACGGTACCTCACATCATATTGGGCTTGACACACATGATTATGGATTGCTTCATGAGCCAATGCAAGCAAACAATGTCTTTACCGTTGAGCCTGGGATTTACCTTCCAGATGAAGGTTTTGGTATACGCTTAGAAGATGATGTGGTGATTCAAGAAAATGGTGAACCATTTAACTTAATGAGGGACATCCCAATTACTGTAGAAGAAATTGAGGACATCATGAACACTAACAGTTAA
- a CDS encoding succinate dehydrogenase cytochrome b subunit: protein MSGLLKSSIGRKVAMALSGLFLVVFLTQHFVINSTAVLAPDLFNSWSHFMGSNGLVQYGLQPILILGVIFHFIMGFVLEIQNRKARPVGYANYKGSANATWASRNMIISGAVILAFLGLHFYDFWFPEMIHKYVESHPEDPTRYYAETVHKFENPVRVVLYVISFILLAVHLWHGFASTFQSVGFNNKYSVALSKFAKVWAIAIPVGFIFIAVYLHLNQIPH, encoded by the coding sequence ATGAGCGGATTACTTAAATCATCGATTGGTCGCAAAGTAGCAATGGCACTTTCTGGACTCTTTCTAGTTGTTTTCTTAACACAGCATTTTGTGATTAATAGCACAGCAGTGCTTGCACCAGACTTATTCAATTCTTGGTCACATTTTATGGGATCAAACGGTCTAGTTCAATACGGATTACAGCCTATATTAATATTAGGAGTCATTTTCCATTTTATTATGGGCTTCGTACTAGAAATTCAAAACCGAAAGGCGAGACCTGTAGGCTATGCAAATTATAAAGGAAGTGCAAACGCAACTTGGGCTTCGAGAAATATGATTATCTCTGGAGCAGTGATTCTTGCGTTTTTAGGATTACACTTTTATGACTTTTGGTTTCCAGAAATGATTCACAAATATGTCGAGTCACATCCTGAAGACCCTACAAGATATTATGCAGAAACGGTACATAAATTTGAGAACCCTGTACGTGTGGTTCTATATGTAATCTCATTTATATTATTAGCCGTTCATTTATGGCACGGATTTGCATCCACCTTTCAATCGGTTGGGTTTAATAACAAATACTCTGTAGCATTATCAAAATTTGCAAAAGTTTGGGCAATCGCTATACCAGTGGGATTCATATTTATTGCTGTGTATTTACACCTTAATCAAATCCCTCACTAA